A DNA window from Undibacterium sp. YM2 contains the following coding sequences:
- a CDS encoding TfoX/Sxy family protein gives MGSQASFVEFILDQLSSCEDVVAKKMFGEYALYMSGKMFALICDDQLFIKPTAAGQQFLTQLPATITEAQPYPQAKPWYLIDSDLLEDRDGLTTLARATANALPVPVKKTSKTTKKNQA, from the coding sequence ATGGGCTCACAAGCAAGCTTTGTAGAATTTATTCTCGACCAGTTAAGCAGTTGCGAAGATGTGGTCGCGAAAAAAATGTTTGGTGAGTACGCGCTGTATATGTCGGGCAAGATGTTTGCGCTGATCTGTGATGATCAGCTCTTCATCAAGCCGACTGCGGCGGGGCAGCAATTTTTAACGCAGTTACCAGCGACAATCACCGAAGCACAGCCCTACCCTCAGGCCAAGCCCTGGTATCTCATCGACAGTGATTTGCTGGAAGACCGGGATGGTCTGACCACCCTGGCGCGTGCCACTGCGAATGCTTTGCCAGTGCCAGTCAAAAAGACCAGCAAAACCACTAAAAAGAACCAGGCCTGA
- a CDS encoding outer membrane beta-barrel protein has protein sequence MLIKKLTLIACAAVGMLASSFASAQTYLGASVGQSDNSNYCNYATTCDSKATSYKLFGGYNFNKNFAVESSYFSGGKTSINSGVPLGHSEQKKTGFSLAGVYNYEFNEAFAGFAKLGIARVKAETTYDTSGLPSYSASNTGNQALLGVGVSYKITPNVAVRAEFEKYNARTFSNSGTSGSNLSAGLQYNF, from the coding sequence ATGTTGATCAAAAAACTTACTCTCATCGCGTGTGCAGCGGTGGGTATGCTCGCCAGCTCTTTTGCTAGTGCCCAGACTTATCTTGGTGCTTCCGTAGGCCAGAGCGATAACAGCAACTACTGCAACTACGCCACAACTTGCGATTCCAAGGCCACCAGCTACAAGCTGTTCGGCGGCTATAACTTCAACAAGAATTTTGCAGTAGAAAGCAGTTATTTTTCTGGTGGCAAAACCTCTATCAATTCAGGTGTGCCGCTAGGCCATAGCGAACAAAAGAAAACCGGCTTCAGCCTGGCTGGTGTGTATAACTATGAATTCAATGAGGCTTTTGCCGGTTTTGCCAAGCTCGGGATTGCGCGTGTAAAAGCAGAAACGACTTACGACACTTCAGGCCTGCCTTCCTATTCAGCCTCCAATACGGGCAACCAGGCACTGCTTGGGGTAGGCGTGTCTTACAAGATAACTCCTAACGTAGCCGTTCGTGCAGAATTCGAGAAATACAATGCCCGGACGTTCTCGAATAGCGGCACTTCCGGCAGCAATCTGTCGGCTGGTTTGCAATACAATTTTTAA
- a CDS encoding MFS transporter, whose translation MQTKKFDPVFNSYLIYIGVAIASGGVALYTPIIVSETGKAFSGFWAASILFGLNLGRVLGSYMGTRFSRMANHPLAISGNILLEGIALYFMAYLNQAWALALFALLAGLGSGLSFPGLKNYLLKLKGLDQTSIFSKLAFAIRMGLVGGYLTASFVPHDQLKLVFLIVLITFIVYGLFMLIAMRAISEHEQESLALEQKAQADEAASITAIAAAESEKPVELPLMFYLSNSVFWCFAVQPMIGFSLHIPKFTPEIPVSTPFWLAALVIIFFQIPISKRAVRTLDHFRFLKIGYACLFVSFAIMVVFTHSAAAVIVSAILLSFGQVFYGPSLDVLVARFANKSAADTGRLMSQQMFYQSMGTMVGSLAGGALFDFAQFLKMPGVNWFMLALASLAMMMLSQKKIPALYYDAGQRVPGTS comes from the coding sequence ATGCAAACCAAGAAATTCGATCCTGTCTTCAATTCCTATCTGATTTATATTGGTGTTGCCATCGCATCTGGCGGTGTTGCTTTATATACACCTATCATTGTCTCTGAAACAGGCAAGGCTTTCTCGGGGTTTTGGGCAGCATCAATTTTGTTTGGCTTGAACCTGGGCCGGGTGCTGGGCTCGTATATGGGTACCAGGTTTTCCCGTATGGCGAACCACCCGCTGGCAATCTCAGGCAATATCCTGCTCGAAGGCATCGCCCTGTATTTCATGGCCTATCTGAATCAGGCCTGGGCGCTGGCACTGTTTGCCTTGCTGGCAGGCCTTGGTAGCGGTCTGTCCTTCCCTGGCTTGAAAAATTATTTATTGAAGCTCAAGGGTCTGGATCAGACTTCCATCTTCAGCAAACTCGCTTTCGCAATACGCATGGGTCTGGTTGGCGGCTACCTGACTGCCAGTTTTGTACCGCATGATCAGTTGAAGCTGGTGTTCCTGATCGTACTGATCACCTTCATCGTGTATGGGTTGTTCATGCTGATTGCCATGCGTGCCATCAGCGAGCATGAGCAAGAGAGTCTGGCACTGGAACAAAAAGCTCAGGCAGATGAAGCAGCCAGTATAACTGCGATAGCCGCTGCTGAATCAGAAAAACCGGTAGAACTGCCACTGATGTTTTATTTGTCGAATTCAGTATTCTGGTGTTTTGCCGTGCAGCCCATGATAGGTTTCAGCCTGCATATTCCCAAGTTCACACCTGAGATACCGGTCTCCACGCCGTTCTGGCTGGCGGCGCTGGTGATCATTTTTTTCCAGATACCGATTTCCAAACGTGCGGTGCGCACGCTGGATCATTTCCGTTTCCTGAAGATAGGCTATGCCTGCCTGTTTGTCAGCTTTGCCATCATGGTGGTGTTTACCCATAGCGCTGCTGCCGTCATTGTTTCTGCGATTCTGCTGTCTTTTGGCCAGGTATTTTATGGGCCCTCGCTGGATGTGCTGGTTGCACGCTTTGCCAACAAATCGGCGGCAGATACCGGCAGGCTGATGTCGCAGCAAATGTTTTACCAAAGCATGGGCACCATGGTCGGCAGCCTGGCGGGTGGCGCCTTGTTTGATTTTGCCCAGTTCCTGAAAATGCCAGGGGTCAACTGGTTCATGCTGGCATTGGCCAGCCTTGCCATGATGATGCTCAGCCAGAAAAAAATCCCGGCGCTTTATTACGATGCTGGTCAAAGGGTTCCCGGTACCAGCTAA
- a CDS encoding VOC family protein: MMTPSYVLLYVDSPEASAGFYSKILGMTPVEASPTFYMFILDSGHKLGLWSKHTVEPGATPAGGSELAFAVADNATVDSTHDNWATRGTTIIQNPCSMDFGYTFVAQDPDGHRLRVFAPA, encoded by the coding sequence ATGATGACACCAAGCTATGTCCTTTTATATGTCGACAGTCCAGAAGCCAGCGCCGGTTTTTACAGCAAGATACTGGGTATGACACCAGTAGAAGCATCCCCTACTTTTTACATGTTCATACTGGACTCTGGCCACAAACTGGGTTTGTGGTCAAAACACACGGTAGAACCAGGGGCTACCCCGGCTGGCGGCAGTGAGCTGGCTTTTGCAGTCGCTGACAATGCCACCGTCGATAGCACCCATGATAACTGGGCCACGCGCGGCACGACGATAATCCAAAACCCTTGTAGCATGGATTTTGGTTATACCTTCGTCGCGCAAGACCCTGACGGTCACCGCCTGCGCGTATTCGCGCCAGCCTGA
- a CDS encoding EVE domain-containing protein encodes MAAQQCHNWIAVASADHVLRGQADGYMQVCHGKAAPLRRLQAGDRVAYYSPSQVFGSKIRLQTFTAIGRVRPHDAYQVDMGDDFHPFRRDVIWTPSRHASILPLLQTLEFSAGVKNWGYQFRFGLFAISEHDMQVIAAAMGVAKDWFNTGQAGAEPYLHANTETNLQLSLGLN; translated from the coding sequence ATGGCTGCCCAACAGTGCCATAACTGGATCGCTGTTGCCTCTGCCGACCACGTGCTGCGTGGTCAGGCAGATGGCTACATGCAAGTCTGCCATGGCAAGGCAGCACCTTTGCGACGCCTGCAGGCGGGTGACAGGGTCGCATATTACTCACCCAGCCAGGTCTTTGGCAGCAAAATCAGATTGCAGACTTTCACTGCCATAGGCAGGGTCAGGCCGCACGATGCCTATCAGGTCGACATGGGAGATGATTTTCATCCATTCCGGCGTGACGTCATTTGGACACCATCGCGGCACGCCAGCATCCTGCCCTTGCTGCAGACACTGGAATTTTCTGCAGGAGTGAAGAATTGGGGTTATCAATTCCGCTTCGGTCTGTTTGCCATCAGCGAACATGATATGCAGGTGATTGCCGCAGCCATGGGTGTCGCCAAAGACTGGTTTAATACTGGTCAAGCGGGAGCAGAACCATATCTACACGCAAATACAGAAACAAATTTACAACTCAGCCTGGGCTTAAACTGA
- a CDS encoding nucleotide pyrophosphohydrolase — protein sequence MSQTTPVPEVQYTDIRDRLRQFVAERDWAQFHTPKNLASALTVEAAELLEIFQWLQTGKADELDEHAKTAVRHEMADVLNYLVMLADALEVDLFAASMEKIVLNAIKYPVEQTKGDARKYTAYDTSFKTDPA from the coding sequence ATGTCCCAGACTACGCCAGTACCTGAAGTTCAATATACAGATATCCGTGACCGTTTGCGCCAGTTTGTTGCCGAGCGTGACTGGGCACAGTTTCACACACCTAAAAACCTGGCCAGTGCGCTGACGGTAGAAGCCGCAGAATTGCTGGAGATTTTTCAATGGCTGCAAACTGGCAAGGCGGATGAGCTTGACGAACATGCAAAAACTGCTGTGCGCCACGAGATGGCGGACGTACTCAATTATCTGGTCATGTTGGCTGATGCGCTGGAAGTTGATCTGTTTGCGGCCAGCATGGAAAAGATCGTGCTCAATGCCATCAAGTACCCGGTAGAACAAACCAAAGGCGATGCCAGGAAATATACCGCTTATGATACTTCGTTTAAAACCGACCCCGCCTGA
- the trxB gene encoding thioredoxin-disulfide reductase, which translates to MSTPKHARVLILGSGPAGYSAAVYAARANLKPVLITGVEQGGQLMTTTDVENWPADPMGVQGPELMQRFLQHAERFNTEIIFDYIHTAKLDEKPIRLIGDQAQYTCDSLIIATGASAQYLGLPSEQAFMGKGVSACATCDGFFYRGKEVAVVGGGNTAVEEALYLSNIASKVTVIHRRDKFRAEAILIDRLMAKVAEGKIAVKWNHTLDEVIGDDSGVTGINVKAADGTVTPITLHGVFIAIGHKPNTSIFDGQLDMKNGYIKTRTGTEGMATATNVPGVFAAGDVQDHIYRQAITSAGTGCMAALDAQRFLEN; encoded by the coding sequence ATGTCCACACCCAAACATGCCCGCGTATTAATTCTTGGCTCTGGCCCCGCAGGTTATTCAGCCGCTGTGTATGCTGCCCGCGCCAATCTGAAACCTGTACTGATCACCGGTGTAGAACAAGGCGGCCAGTTGATGACTACCACCGATGTAGAGAACTGGCCAGCCGACCCCATGGGCGTACAAGGCCCGGAACTGATGCAGCGTTTCTTGCAACACGCCGAGCGTTTTAATACAGAAATCATTTTTGATTACATCCACACCGCCAAGCTCGATGAAAAACCGATACGCCTGATCGGCGACCAGGCGCAATACACTTGCGACTCCCTGATCATCGCTACCGGTGCGTCTGCGCAATACCTGGGCCTGCCATCTGAACAAGCCTTCATGGGCAAAGGCGTGTCTGCCTGTGCAACTTGCGATGGTTTCTTTTACCGCGGCAAGGAAGTGGCCGTCGTTGGTGGTGGCAATACCGCTGTTGAAGAAGCCCTGTATTTGTCGAATATCGCCAGCAAGGTTACCGTCATCCATCGTCGCGACAAATTCCGCGCCGAAGCAATCTTGATAGACCGCTTGATGGCTAAAGTTGCTGAAGGCAAGATAGCAGTCAAATGGAACCATACGCTGGATGAAGTCATCGGTGATGACTCTGGTGTGACTGGCATCAATGTCAAGGCTGCTGATGGAACAGTTACCCCTATCACCCTGCATGGCGTGTTCATCGCGATTGGTCACAAACCAAATACCAGCATCTTTGATGGCCAGCTTGATATGAAGAATGGCTATATCAAAACCCGTACCGGCACTGAGGGCATGGCGACAGCGACCAATGTACCAGGTGTGTTTGCTGCTGGCGACGTGCAGGATCATATCTATCGCCAGGCCATCACCAGCGCAGGCACAGGTTGCATGGCAGCCCTGGATGCGCAACGTTTTCTGGAGAATTGA
- the dsbD gene encoding protein-disulfide reductase DsbD, giving the protein MKQYFYKLFSALRLLSLLPVLLIATLLHPLAHADDFLEPERAFQLQAELRDVSEAKTLVLSWAIAKDYHLYKERLSFNAVEQGITLAEPRLPDGIRKFDTTFNKEVETYNDKLVVELPVTKADKVFTLKVGYQGCADAGLCYPPAEQHYKVDASVPGKLSLVPSEQIAQVAADSAPAPTVTASKDVKHPEDDSSLAQRTLQSGSLWRIGLAFLVFGLLLSFTPCVLPMVPILSSIIVGEGNVSRGRGFMLALSYCLGMAMIYTLLGVAAGLAGEGLAGALQKPWVLLTFGALLVGLALSMFDVYQLQLPGGLQSRLSQTSGSFSGGKFLGVFVMGALSALIVGPCVAGPLAGALLYISQTRNVMTGAWALFSMAVGMSVPLLLTGISAGSLLPRAGAWMNHVKKLFGLLLIAVAIWMVSPVFPVTVMMAAWGAFAILCAVFLHVFDPIPAGARLRLYFAKALGITFMLVGMFELIGAASNGKDALQPLAHLRVTENSGAQLAAGDAKNHSDNKFTRIQSVAELEATLAKADAPVLLDFYADWCVSCKEMERFTFSEPKVSAQLKQLRLLQVDVTANSDMQKALMKRFSLFGPPGIILFDRNGKEVPDSRIIGYLEPERFIAHLSRHFAL; this is encoded by the coding sequence ATGAAGCAGTATTTTTATAAATTATTTTCTGCCTTGCGGCTGTTGTCGCTATTGCCGGTGTTGTTGATAGCAACTCTATTGCATCCGCTTGCCCATGCTGATGATTTTCTGGAGCCAGAGCGCGCGTTCCAGTTGCAGGCTGAATTGCGCGATGTCAGTGAAGCGAAAACCCTGGTGCTGTCGTGGGCCATTGCCAAGGATTATCATCTGTATAAAGAGCGCCTGAGTTTCAATGCAGTAGAGCAGGGCATCACTCTTGCTGAACCGCGCTTGCCGGACGGCATACGCAAATTCGATACTACATTCAACAAGGAAGTTGAAACCTATAACGATAAACTGGTGGTGGAATTGCCCGTCACCAAAGCGGACAAGGTTTTCACTTTGAAGGTAGGCTATCAGGGTTGCGCCGATGCAGGGCTGTGTTATCCGCCTGCTGAACAGCATTACAAGGTGGATGCTTCTGTACCCGGCAAGTTGAGCCTTGTGCCCTCAGAGCAAATCGCGCAAGTCGCAGCGGACAGTGCCCCTGCTCCAACAGTGACTGCCTCCAAGGATGTCAAGCACCCGGAAGATGACAGTTCGCTGGCACAGCGCACCTTGCAAAGCGGCAGCCTGTGGCGCATAGGCCTGGCTTTCCTGGTATTTGGTTTATTGCTGTCTTTTACTCCCTGCGTCTTGCCCATGGTGCCTATCCTCTCATCCATCATCGTGGGTGAGGGCAATGTATCGCGTGGTCGCGGCTTCATGCTGGCTCTGTCGTATTGTCTGGGCATGGCCATGATTTATACCTTGCTGGGCGTCGCAGCAGGCCTGGCCGGTGAAGGCTTGGCCGGGGCCTTGCAAAAACCCTGGGTCTTACTGACGTTTGGTGCCTTGCTGGTGGGTCTGGCATTGTCCATGTTTGATGTCTATCAATTGCAATTACCAGGTGGCTTGCAAAGCCGCCTGAGTCAAACCAGTGGCAGTTTCAGTGGTGGCAAATTCCTTGGCGTGTTTGTCATGGGGGCTTTGTCTGCATTGATCGTTGGCCCCTGCGTGGCCGGGCCACTGGCGGGCGCTTTGCTCTACATCAGCCAGACACGTAATGTGATGACAGGTGCCTGGGCCTTGTTCTCCATGGCAGTGGGCATGAGTGTACCTTTGCTGTTGACGGGCATTTCTGCTGGCAGTCTGTTGCCCCGTGCTGGTGCCTGGATGAACCATGTCAAGAAATTGTTTGGCCTGTTGCTGATTGCAGTCGCCATCTGGATGGTGTCGCCAGTATTCCCTGTTACGGTGATGATGGCTGCCTGGGGCGCTTTCGCCATACTGTGCGCAGTCTTCCTGCATGTATTTGATCCTATCCCTGCAGGTGCCAGGCTGCGTCTCTATTTTGCCAAGGCCCTGGGTATCACCTTCATGCTGGTGGGGATGTTTGAATTGATCGGTGCCGCCAGCAATGGCAAAGATGCCTTGCAACCTTTGGCACATTTGCGCGTTACAGAGAATAGCGGCGCGCAACTTGCCGCTGGCGATGCAAAAAACCATAGCGACAATAAATTCACCCGCATACAAAGCGTAGCTGAGCTTGAGGCCACTCTGGCAAAGGCAGACGCCCCAGTGCTACTGGATTTTTATGCCGACTGGTGCGTATCCTGCAAGGAGATGGAGAGGTTTACTTTTTCAGAACCCAAGGTCAGCGCACAGCTCAAGCAACTGCGCTTGTTGCAAGTGGATGTGACCGCCAACAGCGATATGCAAAAAGCCCTGATGAAACGTTTCTCCCTGTTTGGGCCGCCTGGCATCATCCTGTTTGACCGTAACGGCAAGGAAGTGCCAGATAGCCGCATCATAGGCTACCTCGAACCTGAGCGTTTCATCGCTCATCTGTCACGCCATTTTGCATTGTAA
- a CDS encoding DUF3570 domain-containing protein produces the protein MTKIIEKTSVPLITSTGSETLPASSDMQTIGAALLTAALLLPGVVKAETPPEHASLSLKYLNYEEKQAGLKRITANSPSLSLITPLGADWSLDATLTSDDVSGASPRYHTAISGASRMNDQRTAGDVAFTRYFPRASLTVGTAYSTEHDYESRALSATWNFSSEDKNTTWTAGLGGSHDRINPTNLIVKNETKKTISIMAGVTQILTAEDIAQLTLSHSRGEGYFSDPYKALDRRPRERNQTTLLARWNHHFLGTGGTGRFSYRYYSDTYDVKAHTLTAEYVQPFSQGWTITPSLRVYSQSAASFYFDPVYDAQLGAPFPPGYQFASTQPTSADQRLSGFGALTFGFKLSKQLTSDWTVDIKLENYEQRGSWRLFHKGSPGLAALKAQSIQLGISKQW, from the coding sequence ATGACTAAAATTATTGAAAAAACTTCAGTTCCTCTTATTACCTCGACCGGATCTGAAACCTTGCCTGCTTCATCTGATATGCAAACCATAGGTGCAGCCTTGCTGACTGCCGCCTTGCTATTGCCGGGTGTTGTCAAGGCCGAGACGCCGCCCGAGCATGCCAGCCTCAGCCTCAAGTATCTGAACTATGAAGAAAAGCAGGCAGGCCTGAAACGCATCACGGCAAACTCGCCTTCGCTTTCACTGATTACTCCTCTGGGGGCAGACTGGTCACTGGATGCCACGCTGACTTCAGACGACGTATCCGGTGCATCGCCGCGTTACCATACTGCGATCTCTGGTGCATCGCGCATGAATGACCAGCGCACTGCCGGTGATGTGGCTTTCACCCGTTACTTCCCGCGTGCCAGCCTGACAGTCGGTACCGCATATTCAACTGAGCATGATTACGAGTCACGTGCCTTGTCTGCAACCTGGAATTTTTCTTCAGAAGATAAAAATACTACCTGGACTGCTGGCCTGGGTGGCAGCCATGACCGTATCAATCCTACCAACCTGATCGTTAAAAACGAAACTAAAAAGACGATCAGCATCATGGCAGGTGTCACGCAGATATTGACTGCCGAAGATATCGCCCAATTGACGCTCAGTCATAGCAGAGGGGAGGGATATTTCTCTGACCCTTACAAGGCGCTGGATCGCAGGCCGAGAGAGCGTAACCAGACTACCCTGTTGGCCCGCTGGAATCACCATTTCCTGGGCACTGGTGGCACAGGCCGCTTCAGCTATCGCTATTACAGCGACACTTACGATGTCAAGGCGCACACCCTGACAGCAGAGTATGTACAGCCATTTTCTCAAGGCTGGACAATCACACCATCGCTACGTGTGTATAGCCAAAGTGCGGCCAGTTTCTATTTTGATCCTGTCTATGATGCACAACTCGGGGCACCTTTCCCGCCTGGCTATCAGTTCGCCTCTACCCAGCCTACTTCTGCTGACCAGCGCTTGTCGGGTTTTGGCGCATTGACTTTTGGCTTCAAGCTCAGCAAGCAACTGACGAGTGACTGGACCGTAGATATCAAGCTGGAAAACTATGAGCAGCGCGGTAGCTGGCGACTATTCCACAAGGGCAGCCCCGGTCTCGCAGCGCTGAAGGCGCAAAGCATACAACTGGGTATCAGCAAGCAGTGGTAG
- a CDS encoding DUF4266 domain-containing protein, which yields MKVIVKKTTTMLLIASAALALSACGTIKPVQPWEKGNLAKTAMTFENDRLESRYGEHIYTSRESASGGAGVGGGGCGCN from the coding sequence ATGAAGGTCATAGTAAAGAAAACCACGACGATGTTATTGATAGCCAGCGCTGCATTGGCGTTGTCTGCTTGCGGCACGATCAAACCCGTACAGCCCTGGGAAAAAGGCAATCTGGCGAAAACAGCCATGACCTTTGAAAACGACAGGCTCGAATCCCGTTATGGCGAGCACATCTACACCAGCCGCGAATCAGCGTCTGGCGGTGCTGGTGTGGGTGGTGGCGGTTGTGGTTGCAATTAA
- a CDS encoding TlpA disulfide reductase family protein has translation MNIYKKRFALGIAALLMATSAMALDKGSTAPAFDLKGVEGNINLAKYQGKVVYLDFWASWCGPCRQSFPWMNELQSKYGAQGLQIIGVNLDQKNEDARQFLTTTPARFVVAFDPAGATPRSYGVKGMPSSVLIGPDGKIIFEHAGFKEADRAALEEKIKSSLGAIK, from the coding sequence ATGAATATATACAAAAAACGCTTTGCACTGGGCATTGCTGCGCTGCTCATGGCAACGTCAGCAATGGCGCTGGATAAAGGTAGCACCGCCCCGGCATTTGATCTCAAGGGTGTGGAAGGCAATATCAATCTGGCCAAGTATCAGGGCAAGGTGGTGTATCTGGATTTTTGGGCTTCATGGTGCGGCCCGTGCCGCCAGTCTTTCCCATGGATGAATGAGCTGCAATCGAAATACGGCGCACAGGGTTTGCAAATCATCGGTGTCAATCTCGATCAAAAAAATGAAGATGCCCGTCAATTTTTGACGACCACACCAGCACGCTTTGTCGTGGCGTTTGACCCTGCTGGCGCGACTCCCCGCAGCTATGGCGTGAAAGGCATGCCGAGCAGCGTGCTGATAGGGCCGGATGGAAAAATCATCTTTGAGCATGCCGGTTTCAAGGAAGCAGACAGGGCGGCGCTGGAAGAAAAAATAAAATCCTCATTGGGAGCAATCAAATGA
- a CDS encoding choice-of-anchor D domain-containing protein: MNLHFRFTRLLQQAGVLGGTLVLLATGMSAAHAADALNGKSLYLNGPTAGGTSCTACHGASPANNVNGILRGANNPTEISNAFAQNKGGMGSLYNNKFSQAEIADLAAFIGNPSVVAGPIATVSPASLVFTGTTIGQTSTALSATLSNTGSAALNITSIALTGGSAGDFNLAGGSCAGGSSLAPSASCTVLSTFKPTAQGNRTANISINHNATGGVSLVTLSGTGNAAAQAGLTVSASSLNFGTLLVNAASALQTVTISNSGQAALNFSSIALSGANAGIFVVGGTCSTQTAVAAGGQCTITLQATPATAGAFAAALNIASNASNGNAVVSLAGNAAAATPAITATPSVLAFGAQTVAGSPLTQQISLSNTGNVALTFTAIKISGASAITLGAGNTCGSSLAVGASCNVPVVFTPTVEGDVSASLAVTSNAAPLQVTITGTATKQAVAKPVLSDTGTVQFSDTQVGTTSAKHTTTLSNTGTAALKITSLVLNGSQLNDFILAGTCSTNATLSPAASCTIDTSFKPGSAGSKTANVLVVTDGGAQLSVGLAGTGVAIPVKTVTLNINPQSFDFGSATIGSANLVKRFTLTNPGSAAIALTNAAFSGAYAAVVDSSSCPRFPFSLQANTSCELVVSYAPTNAGTNNGSVVISSSDTSTTWNIAFSGTAVNAVTPTVTANAPRNEGGGGCSVARDGNDPMLPVLVMLAVAVIIWRRKQTRQARVQD, from the coding sequence ATGAACTTGCATTTTCGTTTTACGCGCTTGCTGCAGCAGGCGGGTGTGCTGGGCGGTACATTGGTACTGCTGGCTACCGGCATGTCGGCAGCTCATGCCGCTGATGCCCTGAATGGCAAAAGCCTGTACCTGAATGGCCCGACAGCAGGCGGCACCAGTTGTACTGCCTGCCATGGTGCCAGCCCGGCCAATAACGTCAACGGCATTTTGCGCGGAGCGAATAATCCCACGGAAATCAGCAATGCTTTTGCACAAAACAAAGGTGGGATGGGCAGTTTATATAACAATAAATTCAGCCAGGCTGAAATTGCTGACCTCGCTGCATTTATCGGCAACCCCAGTGTCGTAGCCGGGCCTATCGCCACAGTGTCACCAGCCAGCCTGGTGTTCACCGGAACGACCATAGGCCAGACCAGCACTGCCCTGAGTGCAACACTCAGCAATACTGGATCGGCAGCCTTGAATATCACCTCAATTGCGTTGACAGGTGGCTCAGCGGGCGACTTTAATTTGGCTGGCGGCAGCTGTGCGGGTGGCAGTTCACTGGCACCAAGTGCCAGTTGTACCGTGCTGTCCACGTTCAAACCGACAGCGCAGGGTAACCGTACTGCCAACATCAGCATCAACCACAATGCAACGGGCGGTGTTAGCCTGGTTACGCTTAGCGGCACTGGTAATGCTGCTGCGCAGGCTGGCCTTACGGTGTCAGCCAGCAGCCTGAACTTTGGTACGCTGCTGGTGAATGCAGCGTCTGCACTGCAGACTGTTACCATCAGCAATAGCGGTCAGGCAGCATTGAATTTCAGTTCCATTGCTTTGAGTGGCGCCAACGCAGGTATCTTTGTCGTTGGTGGCACCTGTAGTACACAGACTGCAGTTGCCGCAGGTGGCCAGTGCACCATCACCTTGCAGGCAACACCGGCCACCGCAGGCGCCTTTGCGGCGGCATTGAATATCGCCAGCAATGCCTCTAACGGTAATGCTGTCGTCAGCCTGGCAGGTAATGCAGCGGCCGCCACGCCAGCCATTACCGCAACACCCAGCGTGCTTGCCTTTGGTGCCCAGACAGTAGCTGGTTCACCATTGACACAACAGATCAGTTTGTCCAATACCGGCAACGTCGCATTGACATTCACAGCGATCAAGATCAGCGGCGCATCAGCAATTACGCTGGGTGCAGGTAATACTTGTGGCAGCAGCCTCGCAGTTGGTGCAAGCTGTAATGTACCCGTGGTATTCACACCGACGGTCGAGGGTGATGTCAGCGCCAGCCTGGCTGTGACATCCAATGCTGCGCCTTTGCAGGTAACTATTACTGGCACAGCGACCAAACAGGCAGTTGCGAAACCGGTCTTGTCAGATACCGGCACAGTACAGTTCAGCGACACCCAGGTTGGCACCACTTCTGCCAAGCATACTACCACGCTGAGTAATACCGGCACTGCAGCGCTGAAAATCACCAGCCTGGTCTTGAATGGCAGCCAGCTCAATGACTTTATATTGGCCGGTACTTGCAGCACAAATGCCACGCTGAGCCCGGCAGCAAGTTGTACCATCGATACCAGCTTCAAGCCTGGCAGCGCAGGTAGTAAAACTGCAAACGTCCTGGTAGTGACCGATGGTGGTGCGCAACTCAGTGTGGGGCTGGCGGGCACTGGCGTAGCCATCCCTGTCAAGACTGTTACGCTGAATATCAACCCGCAATCCTTTGACTTTGGTTCTGCCACGATAGGCAGTGCCAACCTGGTAAAACGCTTCACGCTGACTAACCCAGGCAGCGCTGCGATTGCGCTGACAAATGCTGCGTTTAGTGGTGCCTATGCAGCGGTGGTGGATAGCTCATCCTGCCCACGCTTCCCATTCAGCCTGCAGGCAAATACTTCTTGCGAACTGGTGGTTAGCTATGCACCAACAAATGCAGGTACTAATAATGGCAGCGTCGTCATCAGTTCTTCTGACACTAGCACAACCTGGAACATCGCTTTCTCAGGTACTGCGGTGAATGCCGTTACCCCTACGGTGACAGCCAATGCGCCAAGAAATGAAGGCGGCGGTGGTTGCTCGGTTGCCCGCGATGGCAATGACCCCATGCTGCCGGTTCTCGTCATGCTCGCTGTGGCAGTCATCATCTGGCGCAGGAAGCAGACACGTCAGGCCAGGGTACAGGATTAA